A region from the Stutzerimonas stutzeri genome encodes:
- a CDS encoding tetratricopeptide repeat protein: protein MPRSLLLISLLFAVSVQAAQSVDPSVFKALERAQSAQEKGDYAAARNALKQAEAKPGSAEQALLWRSEAYLAWAEGNNRQALELLDKAIASGKLDEAMLPTERLNLAKLNLIERRYAKVVSLLGSPAQANEEVLQMLVQAYQGLGQHSKALPLAERYVQANPNAADTWLQFLVAGNAELKRYETAERWQSRLLARHPDQVKSWRQLASLQQMAGDEDKALATLRAAHTKGLRFSEAELDNLVLLAGAAGQPWQGAKLLQGMLESRFLPSDTTRRERLGMLWWQARERSEAARIYRDLALQSGSAKLWMNVAQLELEQARWQAGLDALKQAERAGAERRKVRSWREWAEGELSFERQRQVASAR from the coding sequence GTCGATCCATCGGTTTTCAAGGCGCTGGAGCGTGCCCAGAGTGCGCAGGAAAAGGGTGACTATGCCGCTGCGCGCAATGCTCTCAAGCAGGCCGAGGCCAAGCCAGGCAGTGCGGAGCAGGCGTTGCTATGGCGCAGCGAGGCCTATCTGGCCTGGGCCGAAGGCAATAACCGCCAAGCGCTCGAACTGCTCGACAAGGCAATCGCCAGCGGCAAGCTGGACGAGGCGATGCTGCCGACCGAGCGGCTCAACCTGGCGAAACTCAATCTGATCGAGCGCCGCTACGCCAAGGTGGTCAGCCTGTTGGGTTCGCCTGCCCAGGCGAACGAAGAAGTGCTGCAGATGCTGGTCCAGGCCTACCAGGGGCTCGGGCAGCACAGCAAGGCGCTGCCGTTGGCCGAGCGCTATGTCCAGGCCAATCCCAACGCGGCCGATACCTGGTTGCAGTTTCTGGTGGCCGGCAACGCCGAGTTGAAGCGCTACGAGACCGCCGAACGTTGGCAAAGCCGACTGCTTGCGCGGCATCCGGATCAGGTCAAAAGCTGGCGCCAGTTGGCGAGCTTGCAGCAGATGGCCGGTGACGAGGACAAGGCGCTCGCGACTCTTCGTGCGGCCCATACCAAGGGGCTGCGTTTCAGCGAAGCTGAACTGGACAACCTGGTGCTGCTGGCAGGTGCCGCCGGTCAGCCATGGCAAGGCGCAAAGTTGCTGCAAGGCATGCTGGAGTCGCGCTTTCTACCGAGCGATACCACGCGGCGCGAGCGCTTGGGCATGCTCTGGTGGCAGGCACGCGAGCGCTCGGAAGCGGCGCGGATCTATCGGGATCTGGCCCTTCAGTCCGGAAGCGCCAAGCTCTGGATGAATGTCGCCCAGCTGGAGCTGGAGCAGGCTCGCTGGCAAGCCGGCCTCGATGCGCTGAAGCAGGCCGAGCGCGCTGGTGCCGAGCGCCGTAAAGTCCGCTCATGGCGCGAGTGGGCTGAAGGCGAACTGAGCTTCGAGCGGCAGCGTCAGGTCGCCAGCGCTCGCTGA